From Saccopteryx leptura isolate mSacLep1 chromosome 3, mSacLep1_pri_phased_curated, whole genome shotgun sequence, one genomic window encodes:
- the DSE gene encoding dermatan-sulfate epimerase isoform X2 codes for MYETSYRRGWGFQYLHNHQPTNCMALLTGSLVLMNQGYLQEAYLWTKQVLTIMEKSLVLLREVTDGSLYEGVAYGSYTTRSLFQYMFLVQRHFDINHFGHPWLKQHFAFMYRTILPGFQRTVAIADSNYNWFYGPESQLVFLDKFVMRNGSGNWLADQIRKNRVMDGPGTPSKGQRWCTLHTEFLWYDASLKSVPPPDFGTPTLHYFEDWGVVTYGSALPAEINRSFLSFKSGKLGGRAIYDIVHRNKYKDWIKGWRNFNAGHEHPDQNSFTFAPNGVPFITEALYGPKYTFFNNVLMFSPAVSKSCFSPWEGQVTEDCSSKWSKYKHDLAASCQGRVVAAVEKNGVVFIRGEGVGAYNPRLNLKNVQRTLFLLHPQLLLLVDEIHLAEESPLETVTSFFHNVDFPFEETVVDGVHGAFIRQRDGLYKMYWMDDTGYSEKATFASVTYPRGYPYNGTNYVNVTMHLRSPITRAAYLFIGPSVDVQSFNIHGDLQQLDVFIATREHAYAIYLWTAETMGQSAFAQVIADRQKILFDRSSAIRSTAIPEVKDYAAIVEHNLQRFKPVFQLLEKQILSRVRNTASFRKTAERLLRFSDKRQTEEAIDKIFAISQQQQQQQSKSKKSRRAGKRYKFVDAVPDIFAQIEVNEKKIRQKAQILAQKEQPIDEDEEMKDLLDFADVTYEKHKNNGLMKGRFGQARMVTTTHSKAPSLSASYTRLFLILNIAIFFVMLAMQLTYFQRAQSLHGQRCLYAVLLIDSCILLWLYSSCSQSQC; via the exons ATGTATGAAACCTCGTACAGGAGAGGCTGGGGATTTCAGTACCTGCACAACCATCAGCCCACCAACTGCATGGCGTTGCTCACAGGAAGCCTAGTTCTGATGAACCAAG GGTATCTTCAAGAAGCCTACTTATGGACCAAACAAGTTCTGACCATCATGGAGAAGTCTCTGGTCTTGCTCAGAGAGGTGACAGACGGCTCCCTCTATGAAGGGGTTGCATACGGCAGCTACACCACTAGATCACTCTTCCAATATATGTTTCTTGTTCAGAGGCACTTTGACATCAACCACTTTGGCCATCCGTGGCTTAAGCAACACTTTGCATTTATGTATAGAACCATCCTGCCAG GGTTTCAAAGAACTGTGGCCATTGCAGACTCAAATTACAATTGGTTTTATGGTCCAGAAAGCCAATTAGTGTTCCTGGATAAATTTGTCATGCGTAACGGCAGTGGTAACTGGCTGGCTGACCAAATCCGAAAGAACCGGGTGATGGACGGCCCAGGAACACCATCCAAAGGGCAGCGCTGGTGCACTCTTCACACGGAATTTCTCTG GTATGATGCCAGCTTGAAGTCTGTGCCTCCTCCAGATTTTGGCACCCCTACGTTGCATTATTTTGAAGACTGGGGTGTTGTGACCTATGGAAGTGCTCTGCCTGCGGAGATCAAtagatcttttctttccttcaagtCAGGAAAACTTGGGGGGCGTGCAATATATGACATTGtccacagaaacaaatacaaggaTTGGATCAAAGGATGGAGAAATTTTAATGCAGGGCATGAACATCCTGATCAAAACTCATTTACTTTCGCTCCCAATGGTGTCCCTTTCATTACTGAGGCTCTCTATGGGCCAAAGTATACCTTTTTCAACAACGTCTTGATGTTTTCCCCAGCTGTGTCAAAGAGCTGCTTTTCCCCCTGGGAGGGTCAGGTCACAGAAGACTGCTCATCCAAATGGTCGAAATATAAGCATGACCTGGCAGCTAGCTGTCAAGGAAGAGTGGTCGCAGCAGTGGAGAAAAACGGGGTGGTTTTCATTCGAGGAGAAGGTGTGGGAGCCTATAACCCCCGGCTCAATCTGAAGAATGTTCAGAGGACTCTGTTCCTCTTGCATCCGCAGCTGCTCCTGCTTGTGGATGAAATACACCTCGCAGAGGAGAGCCCCCTGGAGACGGTGACAAGCTTCTTCCACAATGTGGACTTCCCTTTTGAGGAGACGGTGGTAGACGGGGTCCATGGGGCTTTCATCAGGCAGCGAGATGGCCTCTATAAAATGTACTGGATGGATGATACTGGCTACAGTGAGAAAGCAACTTTTGCTTCAGTCACATACCCTCGGGGCTATCCCTACAATGGGACAAACTATGTGAATGTCACCATGCACCTCCGAAGTCCCATCACCAGGGCAGCTTACCTCTTCATAGGGCCATCTGTGGATGTTCAGAGCTTCAACATCCACGGAGACCTTCAGCAACTGGATGTGTTCATAGCCACCAGAGAGCACGCCTATGCCATTTACCTTTGGACAGCTGAGACCATGGGACAGTCTGCCTTCGCACAGGTCATTGCAGATCGCCAGAAAATTCTGTTTGACCGGAGTTCAGCCATCAGGAGCACCGCCATCCCTGAGGTGAAGGACTATGCTGCCATTGTGGAACACAACCTGCAGCGTTTTAAGCCCGTGTTCCAGCTTCTGGAGAAGCAGATCCTGTCCCGTGTCCGGAACACAGCCAGCTTCCGGAAGACTGCCGAGCGCCTGCTGAGGTTTTCAGACAAGAGGCAGACGGAGGAGGCCATCGACAAGATTTTTGCCATAtcacagcaacagcagcagcagcaaagcaAGTCAAAGAAATCCCGAAGGGCTGGCAAACGCTATAAATTTGTGGATGCTGTCCCAGATATTTTTGCACAGATTGAAGTCAATGAAAAAAAGATTCGACAGAAAGCTCAGATTTTGGCACAGAAAGAACAGCCCATAGACgaagatgaagaaatgaaagatCTTTTAGATTTTGCAGATGTAACATACgagaaacacaaaaataatggCTTGATGAAAGGCCGGTTTGGACAGGCGCGGATGGTGACAACTACTCACAGCAAAGCTCCCTCACTGTCTGCTTCTTACACCAGGCTGTTCCTGATTCTGAACATTGCTATTTTCTTTGTCATGTTGGCAATGCAACTGACTTATTTCCAGAGGGCCCAGAGCCTTCATGGCCAAAGATGTCTTTATGCAGTTCTCCTGATAGATAGCTGTATTTTATTATGGTTGTATTCTTCTTGTTCCCAATCACAGTGTTAG